Part of the Oceanivirga salmonicida genome, GTCTATATCTCCTTCATTTAACTTACATTTTCTACATGATTTCTTAGATAAATCTTTCTTTTTACCATCTAAAATACTTTTGCCAGATTGTTTTTTCAATCTTTTCACTGTTGCATATGATAAACCTGTAATAATTGTGATAGTAGTAAGTTTTCTACCTTCTTCGATTAATTTGATTGCCATTTTTTTAGCAAAATCTTTTTCTTCTTTAGTCATTTTTGACTACCTCCTTAAAAATATATTAAGTATATTTACACTTTGATATATATTAACTTGATAATCAAAAAAATGGCTCAAAATTGGCACTTTATATGATTTTAATTGCTATATTTTATGGCTCATTTTATGTGACGTTTTACAAAGCTTTGTATCTTTTTTTGCTTAATTAATAATAAGTTTTTATTAATGGTACTTTAAGATTTTAAGGGGCAAAGCACAATTTTAAAAATTTTTAAAATGTATTAATGCTTTGCTCTTTTTCTATCTCATTTTCCTGTTTTTTTTCAAATTATGAAACCTTATTTAATTTATGTTTTACTAATGCAAATGTTCGTTCACTATTACTAAACCCATATGCATATGACTTTATTTTCTTTAATGCTGTATTCATTCTTTCTACCTTTCCATTTGAAAATTCTGAATAGATGAACATATTATCTATTTCTTTTTTCCATGCTTCTACTGTCTGTATTGCCTTGTAAAATTCTATTAATTCATTATCATAAATAAATTCTTTCAATGTTTCATATTTAGTCTGAAATGATTCTAATTCTTGCTTTTTAAATGTTTCTAATGCCATTTCTTTAGCTTGGTGTAATACTTTCAATCCTGGTATCTTATTTAATATTATTTCTAATCTATTTTTACCTTTTTCATCTAATTTAGATTCTCTACATGTTAATATTTTCCAATGTTTTGTTGTAGTTATAGAACATGCTTTGAATAAATCTATTCTGCCTCTTGAAAATGCCCACACAAAATTTCTAACTACATGAAATCTGTCCGCAATTACATTTATTGCTTCAAATTCACTATTAAATATATCTCTATATGTTTTCCATAAATCCATAGTAACATTTTCTACTGATTCATATCTGGTTTTTACTAACTCTAGTACAATTTTTTTTGTCCTACCATTAATTATATCTATTATATCGCATGTTTCGTGGTCTATTACTATAAATTGATAATTATAGGGTATATATTCTCTTTTAGCTCCATATGATGCTTCTAGCCTGCTTGGTGTTGATTTAAGAACATATTTAATCATACTAACTTCATCAACTCCAATAGCATATACTTTTCTTTTGCTCATATCTACTTCAATATTCTTTCTATAATTATCAAATCTTGCTTGAATATTAGTTATACTTTCTCCATATTTCCTTGCTACATCTGTATAATTTGAATTACTTTTGAGATCTAATATTATGCTATCAATGACATTATTACTAACTTGTATTTTACCTGTTTTATTAATTAAATTTTCTATAGTGGTAGCTTTACAATTCATACAATGGTATTTTTTCAAATTAGCCCGAATAAGAATTATTTTAGAGTTATATTTTCCATAATTTACTACTATATCATTAAATCCTTTACTACGAGTTAAATCTAAATTACAGATTTTGCACTTTGTTGTTTTAGTTGTAGACTTTATATGAAAACCTATATGTGTATTATTTTCATAAATATTTATTATATTAGTATTTTCAATGTTTATTAATATTTCTGTACTTTTTTTAGGGAAATTTGTTAAAATTGTTTCAAATATTCTTTTCTTTGTGTTATACTTAGTCATGGAATCACTCCTCAAAATGTTATGTAATTTTCTCAAAAACATTATACATTTTTTTGGAAATTGATTCCATTTTTTTTTGAATTTTTTTAACCTTTGCCCCTTAAAATCTTAAAGTACCTTATTAATTAATGAAAAAAGATTTCATATTAATACTATAATTATTAAAAAAAAGAAAGATTTAGAAGATGTTTTTTCTTTCTATTTCTTTCTCATTTTTTATTTTGCTAATTTAATTTCATTAAACAGTTTTTCTTGTTTAATTTTTGCTTCATCTGATAATTTCTTAGGTAATATAGCATTATTTATTACTTCCTCTTTAGTTAATATAGGTTTTATATCTGTTAATTCAGTTATACCTTTAACTACTGGTATTTGTCTAAATAATTCAAAAGTATGTACATAATTTTCAGGTCTATATAAATATTCTAAAAATTTATATGCATTTTCTTTATTTTTTGAATCTTTTAATATAGCCATATTATCTATATACATCATAGCACCTTTTGGTAAAAAGTAATCAAATTTACTTTCTTCGCTAGGTTCTATTTCATAAAATACATCTGGATATCCATGTGATACTACAAATTCTCCTGTTGCAAGTCCTTTACCATATATGGCAACATCAAATTTTGCTATATTTTTTTTCATTTTTATTAATAATTCTTTAGCTTCATTTAACTCTTTATCATCGCTTGAATCTGAACTATAACCTAAATGTTGTAATGTCATACCTATTAATTCACGACCATCATCAAGCAAAGTCATAGACCCTTTATATTTTTCATCAAGAAATATAGTTAAGTCTTTCGGGTAGTTTTTACCCACCACAGAAGTATTTACTGTTATTCCTGTTGCAAAATACCCATAAGGTATAGAATAATTAAGTCCATCATCATAGTTTC contains:
- a CDS encoding transposase, encoding MTKYNTKKRIFETILTNFPKKSTEILINIENTNIINIYENNTHIGFHIKSTTKTTKCKICNLDLTRSKGFNDIVVNYGKYNSKIILIRANLKKYHCMNCKATTIENLINKTGKIQVSNNVIDSIILDLKSNSNYTDVARKYGESITNIQARFDNYRKNIEVDMSKRKVYAIGVDEVSMIKYVLKSTPSRLEASYGAKREYIPYNYQFIVIDHETCDIIDIINGRTKKIVLELVKTRYESVENVTMDLWKTYRDIFNSEFEAINVIADRFHVVRNFVWAFSRGRIDLFKACSITTTKHWKILTCRESKLDEKGKNRLEIILNKIPGLKVLHQAKEMALETFKKQELESFQTKYETLKEFIYDNELIEFYKAIQTVEAWKKEIDNMFIYSEFSNGKVERMNTALKKIKSYAYGFSNSERTFALVKHKLNKVS
- a CDS encoding extracellular solute-binding protein — translated: MKKWIRLLIMIITSMFIISCSNEEEKNTLNIYTWESFIPDKVIENFEKETGIKVNVSFYDTNDILMTKLLSGASDQYDIVSPSTDFIEVMIKQNLLEKLDKSKLGKTFNNLDTDGLKLYEYSRNYDDGLNYSIPYGYFATGITVNTSVVGKNYPKDLTIFLDEKYKGSMTLLDDGRELIGMTLQHLGYSSDSSDDKELNEAKELLIKMKKNIAKFDVAIYGKGLATGEFVVSHGYPDVFYEIEPSEESKFDYFLPKGAMMYIDNMAILKDSKNKENAYKFLEYLYRPENYVHTFELFRQIPVVKGITELTDIKPILTKEEVINNAILPKKLSDEAKIKQEKLFNEIKLAK